From Prevotella melaninogenica, the proteins below share one genomic window:
- a CDS encoding lipoprotein signal peptidase: MSKQKKQSLIATLLIILLIVIDQIIKVVVKLNMNLGESIHIFDWFQIQFIENNGMAWGMELGSKLFLSIFRIVAIGFLIWYISNRIKHGARMAYIVVLSMITAGAAGNIFDSLFYGQIFTASTPYYIEGATPATLVSWGEGYAPVLMGKVVDMFYFPLFHGTFPDWFPLWGGESFTFFSPIFNFADSCISVGVITIILAFRKDFNGWVPAKDKKVADKENITDNQ; this comes from the coding sequence ATGAGTAAACAGAAAAAACAAAGCTTGATAGCCACCTTGCTAATTATTCTATTGATTGTGATAGACCAGATTATCAAGGTTGTTGTCAAGCTTAATATGAATTTAGGCGAATCTATCCATATCTTCGATTGGTTCCAGATACAATTCATCGAGAACAATGGTATGGCATGGGGTATGGAATTAGGAAGCAAACTCTTCCTTAGCATCTTCCGTATCGTTGCCATTGGCTTCCTTATTTGGTACATTTCTAATCGTATCAAACACGGAGCAAGAATGGCTTATATCGTTGTCTTGTCTATGATAACTGCGGGTGCTGCGGGTAATATCTTCGATTCCCTCTTCTATGGTCAGATCTTTACAGCATCTACACCCTATTATATAGAAGGAGCCACACCAGCTACCCTCGTTTCATGGGGAGAAGGCTATGCGCCTGTACTGATGGGTAAGGTGGTGGATATGTTCTATTTCCCACTCTTCCACGGCACATTCCCAGACTGGTTCCCACTCTGGGGTGGTGAGTCATTCACCTTCTTCTCACCAATATTCAACTTTGCAGACTCCTGCATCTCTGTGGGTGTCATTACGATTATCCTTGCTTTTCGAAAGGATTTCAACGGTTGGGTACCAGCTAAGGACAAGAAGGTTGCTGATAAAGAAAACATTACTGATAATCAGTAG
- a CDS encoding DUF4296 domain-containing protein yields the protein MRSKYLVRSFATLCWLLLAFFVVSCKPSIPSEYIQPSEMEDMLYDYHLSMAIANREGYTDVRQQAFKLAVMKKYDVSEEKFDKSLQYYMRHTEKLHDIYVELSKRLESEARAQGASESELAQYGDITSKGDTTDIWRGNRTLILSPYAPVDRESFEIKADTAFHKGDRLLLSFDSQFIIQDGMRDAIIMMAVTYSNDSIVTQYQHITSDSHNTMTIDAGDSLRIKNIRGYFLMLKGQQPTTTFKMLILNNIHLVRMHVRKQETTQPTDSLKESDPIRTIGGEPVSPPTDPNQPAGPPTRTPADAMKERGIPTKPDKL from the coding sequence ATGAGAAGTAAATATCTGGTTCGTTCCTTCGCCACTCTTTGTTGGTTACTGCTTGCATTCTTCGTTGTAAGCTGTAAACCTTCTATCCCTTCTGAGTATATCCAACCTTCAGAGATGGAGGATATGCTCTACGATTACCACCTCTCCATGGCAATAGCCAATCGTGAAGGCTATACAGATGTCAGGCAACAAGCCTTTAAACTCGCTGTAATGAAGAAGTATGACGTATCGGAAGAGAAGTTCGATAAGTCTCTTCAATACTACATGCGACATACCGAGAAGCTACATGACATCTATGTTGAACTCAGCAAACGACTGGAAAGTGAGGCGCGTGCACAAGGTGCATCAGAGAGTGAGTTGGCTCAGTATGGTGATATTACTTCAAAGGGAGATACTACCGACATCTGGCGTGGTAACCGTACATTAATACTTTCTCCATATGCTCCAGTAGACCGTGAGTCCTTTGAAATCAAGGCAGACACAGCCTTCCACAAGGGCGACCGACTCCTCCTGAGTTTCGATTCACAGTTTATCATTCAAGATGGTATGCGTGATGCGATTATCATGATGGCTGTTACTTATTCAAATGATAGTATCGTCACACAATACCAGCATATTACGTCAGACTCCCACAATACGATGACGATTGATGCAGGGGATTCTTTGCGCATCAAGAACATTCGTGGCTACTTCCTAATGTTGAAGGGACAACAGCCTACAACTACTTTCAAGATGCTTATCCTCAATAACATCCATCTTGTCCGTATGCATGTTCGAAAACAGGAGACAACACAACCAACTGATTCTTTGAAAGAGTCCGACCCTATCAGAACGATTGGTGGTGAGCCTGTCAGTCCTCCAACAGACCCTAATCAGCCTGCGGGACCACCGACAAGAACACCTGCTGACGCAATGAAAGAACGAGGAATACCTACCAAGCCTGATAAGTTATGA